In Streptomyces seoulensis, the following are encoded in one genomic region:
- a CDS encoding JmjC domain-containing protein, with protein MDTSTTPQGFEDLVGDRQVFFQEYFNRKPLLRRGALDGRARDLVSVRQLDDIVAMQTVSPAYLRIAKDGRGVPGKAYTRTVSDRGAGLTEAVVAGQVYELFRSGGTVTWNALNHFLPSARRLAEMFAATFACESEVVAFLTPAGRDGYAPHHDPVDVYVIQIEGTKDWRIWEPPAGRRAGKVSYRPEDLGAPAIETTLRAGDVLYLPYGTPHAAAAKDQVSLHLSVTVEPRRWRDLLADTVQHLLADPAFDGFPYLAEPAAPDTAATLGALSARLAGLLTGLDTDAEAVRLREMGAARAGAGRPREFERLASADVLAPAALLRRSPVPLEIGPSDGARSALLVNGHRLAVPDAVAEALRALADGRAVAAARFFPGVDEARSVHVAQGLTRLGVLETADRN; from the coding sequence GTGGACACATCCACGACCCCCCAAGGCTTCGAAGACCTCGTCGGAGACCGGCAGGTCTTCTTCCAGGAGTACTTCAACCGCAAGCCGCTGCTGCGCAGGGGCGCCCTGGACGGCCGGGCCCGGGATCTGGTGTCGGTGCGGCAGCTCGACGACATCGTGGCGATGCAGACCGTCTCACCCGCCTACCTGCGGATCGCCAAGGACGGCCGCGGTGTGCCCGGCAAGGCGTACACCCGCACCGTCTCCGACCGCGGGGCGGGACTGACCGAGGCGGTCGTCGCCGGGCAGGTGTACGAGCTGTTCCGCTCCGGCGGCACCGTCACCTGGAACGCGCTGAACCACTTCCTGCCCTCCGCCCGCCGCCTGGCCGAGATGTTCGCCGCCACCTTCGCCTGCGAGAGCGAGGTCGTCGCCTTCCTCACCCCCGCCGGCCGCGACGGCTACGCCCCTCACCACGACCCGGTCGACGTCTACGTCATCCAGATCGAGGGCACCAAGGACTGGCGGATCTGGGAGCCGCCGGCCGGCCGCCGCGCCGGCAAGGTCTCCTACCGGCCCGAGGACCTGGGGGCGCCGGCCATCGAGACGACGCTGCGTGCGGGTGACGTCCTGTACCTGCCCTATGGAACCCCGCACGCAGCGGCCGCAAAGGACCAGGTGTCCCTGCACCTGTCGGTCACCGTCGAGCCGCGCCGCTGGCGCGACCTGCTGGCCGACACCGTCCAGCACCTCCTGGCCGACCCCGCCTTCGACGGCTTCCCGTACCTGGCCGAGCCCGCCGCCCCCGACACCGCCGCCACGCTCGGTGCCCTGTCCGCCCGCCTCGCCGGACTCCTGACCGGCCTGGACACGGATGCGGAGGCGGTCCGGCTGCGCGAGATGGGCGCTGCCCGCGCGGGTGCCGGCCGGCCCCGGGAGTTCGAACGCCTGGCGTCCGCGGACGTCCTGGCCCCCGCCGCCCTGCTGCGCCGCAGCCCGGTACCGCTGGAGATCGGCCCGAGCGACGGCGCCCGCAGCGCCCTGCTCGTCAACGGCCACCGGCTGGCCGTGCCCGACGCCGTCGCCGAGGCCCTGCGCGCCCTGGCCGACGGCCGCGCGGTGGCAGCCGCCCGTTTCTTCCCGGGCGTGGACGAAGCCCGGTCCGTGCACGTCGCCCAGGGGCTGACCCGTCTCGGGGTACTGGAAACCGCCGACCGCAACTAG
- a CDS encoding cupin domain-containing protein yields the protein MYDFTFEDLVGDEKVFFAEYFDKKPLLRKNAMPGDVRDILSVRKLDELLHMESIRPPYIKVNHNGSGVPEKGYTRSVVVQGVNITDTVVPEKIYELFRAGATVTWCSLNQIVPELRDFTRVISDKMAVRTDVVGFMTPTKKRGYLPHHDPVDLFIVQLEGTKRWKLWDLPAQREGDNASYTDEELGEPAIEVLLEPGDVLYLPYNTPHAAAAEDQVSLHLSIMMRPRMWKDLLRETFEQAASGPEFNQYPHIGALRDAGTEALFRQKIAALAARMDALDSGAELDRLAELGRTMPGSSHGTTFQTIAETDRITPSVLLRRTAAVVEFGANDGGRTQMTVNGHKIAVPTPVAETLAGLEADVPAGDIFPGVDPERATKAAQGLTRLGVLEVAPH from the coding sequence ATGTACGACTTCACATTCGAAGATCTGGTGGGGGACGAAAAGGTCTTCTTTGCCGAGTACTTCGACAAGAAGCCCCTGCTGCGGAAGAACGCGATGCCGGGCGATGTCCGGGACATCCTGTCGGTCCGCAAGCTCGACGAGCTGCTGCACATGGAGTCGATCCGGCCGCCGTACATCAAGGTCAACCACAACGGTTCCGGTGTCCCTGAGAAGGGCTACACGCGCAGTGTGGTCGTGCAGGGTGTGAACATCACCGACACGGTGGTGCCGGAGAAGATCTACGAGCTGTTCCGGGCCGGTGCGACGGTCACCTGGTGCTCGCTGAACCAGATCGTGCCCGAGCTGCGGGACTTCACCCGTGTCATCAGCGACAAGATGGCCGTGCGTACCGACGTGGTGGGGTTCATGACGCCCACCAAGAAGCGCGGTTACCTCCCGCACCACGACCCGGTCGACCTGTTCATCGTGCAGCTGGAGGGCACCAAGCGGTGGAAGCTGTGGGACCTGCCCGCCCAGCGTGAGGGTGACAACGCCTCCTACACCGACGAGGAGCTCGGCGAGCCGGCCATCGAGGTCCTGCTGGAGCCGGGTGACGTCCTGTACCTGCCGTACAACACCCCGCACGCGGCGGCCGCCGAGGACCAGGTGTCGCTGCATCTGTCGATCATGATGCGGCCGCGGATGTGGAAGGACCTGCTGCGCGAGACGTTCGAACAGGCCGCTTCCGGGCCGGAGTTCAACCAGTACCCGCACATCGGGGCCCTGCGGGACGCCGGTACCGAGGCCCTGTTCCGGCAGAAGATCGCCGCGCTGGCCGCCCGCATGGACGCCCTGGACAGCGGCGCGGAGCTGGACCGGCTGGCCGAGCTGGGCCGTACGATGCCGGGCAGTTCGCACGGCACGACCTTCCAGACGATCGCCGAGACCGACCGCATCACCCCCTCGGTGCTGCTGCGGCGTACGGCGGCGGTGGTGGAGTTCGGCGCGAACGACGGCGGGCGCACGCAGATGACGGTCAACGGTCACAAGATCGCCGTTCCCACCCCGGTCGCGGAGACCCTCGCCGGTCTGGAAGCGGACGTCCCGGCCGGTGACATCTTCCCCGGCGTCGACCCCGAGCGCGCCACGAAGGCCGCCCAGGGCCTGACCCGCCTGGGCGTCCTCGAAGTCGCCCCTCACTGA